CAGgtgtgctcaaaattgtaaaagctccgattacacggatgatgcactgcataacacagacagtgtacggactgggctccgcaactacattgcaacACCGCCTGTGGCATTGCTCTCATAGCTCTcatacaaatacggataataaactgaatttgaaaaaggaaagaatatacactgtactattcagttattacattgtgtattatatttaatatagttatgatattattatatcatagataatgttattttcatattccaccatacattgcgatctgttcaacatgtggattcttttctgcaagtaatcagaaatctatttccaacaaatttactgcaatgcgcagctGACTCGAAatatgctcatctgttaatcgggatctatgtttggatttagcaactttcattctctaaaataattcttcGTACACGTATGTCGAggcaaaggtagctaacatagtgatAGAGAATATGCTAATCTTGGGATATTTAGTTTTGTTagttttttaatacttctatgcttgtcaagtcatattctctgcatttagttctgaattctacgttactttgtaaatcaattaactcgtcctggaactgcactctcacggattgtactaaatttactatgaaaggattaacaaaaagattattatcactttccatacgtctaaaatcactaaatctatgttctgtgaattcaaatttgagttgttccagtacagagatataattaactatattttgttcaggcaccatacatctctttacaagggttttagtgccttagttaattcccaacacactacataacttccttctaaacatagactctaaattgttcgactctcttcaatgtttggcctttcatgaagtgctttcaattcttgaaactgtaatgcctctgaaaaattattttatcataacatgtatttttgttggaataaaatcaccacatcaataataataataataataataataataataataataataataattgtaatagaccTAACAACAGTAGGTAATAACAATGCTGCTGCTATTAATAATagtgttggtatatgaatacatattacagaaaacagcttccctgtcacttcggcatgttctggatggcagagcgcataatgtcattttatgttgctcattagtattcctgacagtaccttacaacatagtaaacactttaccgaacgcaaaacaattaatagtcttcctcccacactgtacggaatggcCATTTGCTTACAGAACGTTTTGactctgtcattgtcccgcactgttcgtatgttactaagtacttgaactgccttccgcagtcatccgtcgagcttcgaatgaggaacagcacgctctacattcgaaggttgtgattacagaacataatcgggagtcagagaatgagcatacctgttaTAGAGTAAAGATATCCCATGATACCAGTATTGGACATTGTATGGAGGCATGGAGGTAAAGTTCACGTTTTCTCCTTGCATGAGAAAGAATTGATGTGGTCAGTATCATGCTCTGGCCACATTTTGACCACAGAAAGAATTGGTACTCAAGTGGCTGAGTGGTTAGCTTCTCTGCCTTTCATAGCAatgacctgggttcgatttccatcTCGGGGATATAGACCTACTGTTTCCCTTCACCATTGtcatgatttcactaacactcaaCAATCACCCTTTATTCTATGAGGTACTGAGCCAGGCCTACAGAACAAATACAAAATTGCTATAAAAATACGTTATACGtttgtatttgttgttgtttagtccactgtccgaagacaggtctgaacctcacaagtgataccaacaaggcactacttatgaggaaactaggtcaggagataatgggatagggtgaccagttcctttccccataaattatatttaataaatacaattgccaccagcatagctcagtcagctgaggtgCTTGCTTGCTAATCCAAAGTTGGGTTCAGGCTTGggttaattacctggttgggtttttccgaggttttccccaaccgtaaggtgaatgtcaggtaatttatggcgaatcctcgacttcatctcgtcagataccatctcactatcatcaatcccaaCAACACTAAATAACTAGTACAGCATAGTCAattaaccaataaaataaatgcaattacagacgtggacaaattattaacaaaattgacgatttttatgatatttctgtttacaaaatttgacttttcaatttagactacaattgacaattttgcatatttccatcattacagtagacagaaatatgcaaaaatgtcaactgtagtttaaattgaagagtcaagttttgtaaaaatatataataaaaatcttcaatttagctaataatttataaattagcaaaaatgccAACTGGATTgacgagccaaattttgtaaaaatataaaacaaaaatcttcagttttgctaataatttggaaatatccaaaatgtcaactgtagtccaaattgaagaatcgaactttgtaaaagtatacaataaaaaccttcagttttcctaataatttgtaaatatgcaaaaatatcaaatgtagtccaaattagagagttaaattttgaaaaatatacaatacaaatcttcaatttggctaattatttgaaaatacacaaaaatgtcaactgtagtctaaattgaagaatcatattttgtaaaaatatataataaaaatcttcaattttgctaataatttgtccacgtctgtaatttgACAGGAGGTGAGTGTGTCCTGGAAGTTATAATAAGAAAAATTCCGCCATCCAATGGACTCGAATCCATGAGCTTCCAGTCTAAAGTCCATTGTTTTATCATATGAACTACTACAGCCCCAAATTTATGGGCTAATTTTTGCAACTTACAAGTTCCTTTAAACTGTTTCAAGGTAATGTcaattttgatcatttttaagttatcaaaatCCGGGCCTTGCTTATTAGAGAGAAAagcggcattttttttttaaacaaaagcaAGACTCTTTGTTTCTACTTTACAGCGCACTGGTTTTTCATCTGAGTGACAACGCATATGTTTTGTTAAGTCATAACTCTGAACACATCTCCAACCACATTCAGTACACAGATAATGTTTTCCTCCCATGTGGGCCCTCAAATGGTTAATGAGGGTACTACGACGTCCAAAATTGTTGCTGCACACAGTACAATGGTAGGGTTTTTCGCCTGTGTGACCCCGCATGTGTTTAGTGAGCGTATCACCACGACTGAAGCTCCTCCCACACACAGTACATAGATACGGTTTTTCTAGTGTGTGTATCCTCATGTGCTTTCTCAAACAGCTACCAAAACCGAACGACTCCCCACACACAGAACAACAATATGGTTTTTCACCAGTATGAGTCCGTAAGTGGCCTTGAAGCTGATGCTTTAATGTGAAAATTTTCCCACAATCATGACAAAGGAATCGCTTCCTGTCCACTTCTGGTTTAGGCTGTGTCTGTAACTCCTCTACTCTGACTTTACTCGAAAAGTCTTTCGAAATGTCTTTCGAAACGTCCTTTATGCAGTTGTCTTCCTGTAAACAAGTTTCATTAGAAGCCTTagctttttttaaatctttattttCAGGTAGCCATCTCTTAGTAGAATTCTTTGCAGAGTTAACTTTGTGGGCTGTACAGAATTTCCCTTCTGTCGTTTTTGAGATTCTTTTACATCTGAATTCGAATCATGTTTCTGCATCCTTGTAACATTTCTACTATATTTTCTTCCAGAAAATTGCAtgtcagttttcattttaaattttcccACCACAGGAACATGGATCCTCTTCTTTGTGCCAGTGTTTCCATTTGAGTTCGTTCCAGCTGGAAGACTGGACCAAAGACCTTCGGTGCTTTTCAAAAAGTCATCTTCTTCAGGTAATCTGTCACAGAGAAAATCAAGTTAAGTAGGCCTAGAATATAAAGGGTGGTTCACATAAAAGGTTACAAGCCAATATCTCTTAAATggatcaataaaactaaatgctgATTTTTTTCAATCTTTATAACAGCAAGAGACCTTTCAAAAAATTACATTGGAAACTTTTCAGTGTTTACTCTTCATGAGGAATTCGGGAGAGGGAGGAGGGTAAGTTTAGAATTTCAAAtgaaattactataatttttggaaattctgatttttctttttttattatgtaactttcatccaaaatattttcctccACAGTACAGTAGAATATTGAGAAGTACAGTATTaggcatttgaaatttcgaaggcATACTAGGTAAAAGTACGAAAGAAGTAAAAATTTCAGAGATTTCATTTTACGTCACTTCATTAAGTGCTCaaaataatagtggtggtggtggtggtggtggtagtggtggtggtggtggcagcatcaatagtaataatacttacttacttactggcttttaaggaacccggaggttcattgccgccctcacataagcccgccattggtccctatcctgagcaagattaatccagtctctaccatcatatcccacctccctcaaatccattttaatattatcttcccacctatgtctcggcctccccaaaggtctttttccctccggcctcccaactaacactctatatgcatttctagattcactcatacgtgctacatgtcctgcccatctcaaacatctggattttatgttcctaattatgtcaggtgaagaatacaatgcgtgcagctctgcgttgtgtaactttctccattctcctgtaacttcatccctcttagccccaaatattttcctaaggtcgacctggttggcgagttggtatagcgctggccttctatgcccaaggttgcgggttcgatcccgggccaggtcgatggcatttaagtgtgcttaaatgcgacaggctcatgtcagtagatttactggcatgtaaaagaactcctgcgggacaaaattccggcacatccggcaacgctgatataacctctgcagttgcgagcgtcgttaaataaaacataacatttaacataacatattttcctaagaaccttattctcaaacacccttaatctctgttcctctctcaaagtgagagtccaagtttcacaaccatacagaacaaccggtaatataactgttttataaattctaactttcagattttttgacagaagactagatgacaaaagcttctcaacagaataataacacgcatttcccatatttattccgcgtttaatttcctcccgagtgccatttatatttgttactgttgctccaagatatttgaatttttccacctcttcgaaagataaatctccaatttttatagttccatttcgtacaatattctggtcacgagacataatcatatacttagtcttttcgggatttacttccaaacctatcgctttacttgcctcaactagaatttccgcgttttccctaatcatttgtggattttctcctaggatattcacgtcatccgtgtagacaagaagctgatgtaacccattcaactccaaaccctgtctattatcctgaactttcctaatggtcaataataataataataataataataataataataatgatgacttaCATTAACatctaaatacttattaataaaattttattaaggtTTTTTCTAACATTTGACAACATACTTGTTCCTTTGTATCTTCTTTGGTTGTAGGTGCTGTAGGCATGACTTTTTGTTTTATGTACCTCATAAAAAATAATCAAGTAAGCAGGCTGGCCATGTGACAGGTCCAGCACTTCCAATTTATATGTAATCTAACTTCTTATTTAACAGTTCATACATACATCTTGCAAAATGTGGTGAGGCATCATTCGCTTTTCACGTgacttagttcatacgtctcTTATTCTTTGTGGCTACAACATTTTGTTTAggagcatgtaatatttaactaacAACGATTGAGCCATATTACAACTAGGGGCTAGGCAATGTTGCTTAAGCACAAATGACTCCTGTTGTTCCAGGAGGTTAAAAAGCTGCGACCTCCATGAAAAGGGGTATAGTAACGCATTTCTGTTCTTACATTGAGAGATAAGAGTGGTTAACTTTATCATACCATTTAAAATTCTAAAGTAAACCCCCTTGGGGGTGAAGGGGGGGCACACTGTGCCGTTTTATTTCGGCAcgtctttcttttcctttatatttcttttacatttttctatctttatacttttctctgttacttttaattattctaactcttcatagatgacttgtagttttttcctttctgatctagttcttcttacttcTCGTAGATGACTTCTTTCCTCTCACCTTTCTGTTTTCCCGTAGTCTATGGTGTTCTTTCTTGTAATCTGTGATGAGTTGAAAATTAGGGCCTAGCCTATGGCTGGCGAGTGATTGGTTGATTCCCTGGGGAGAATTAGTATTTATTGCTGATTGGTTGATACCCTGGGGAGAATTTAGTATTTTTCATTACGTTATCCGATTGATTAAGATAGAGACACCATTTGGTATTTCGCCTGTGAAGCGAGTTGTTCGGGCTAGTGGCATCAGTACGCTAGAGGGATGGCTTGGAGGTAGAATGTGTGTTGTGAAGGGCACGAGCTCCTATGTAGGCTggggatcgaactgggttcgataagtctacTAGTAGCTGCGTAGTCCAACGTGTTGCGGGATCCTGCGAGTGTATCGCAGGAGATATTCGTGTGGAGTTTAGCGGAGAGTTTTGTGATGTACTAATTATCTTGAACTGCATTCATTTTTCTGTCTGACTAGCGTGCAGTCAACTCTGGTTAAATACCGGTCGGTATttttatttcaggttattgttcCTCTAGCTGTGATATAACTAAAAGTCTACCACAAACTACAAGGAGTTCAGTGAGATGGTTTTGGTTTACGTTTTACTTAGTTATTGCAGCAGAACGAATTTGACGAGTATGAAATTCACAATGAAGGCACCCATTGTGTGACGTTTGAGGGGTGGCCAATTTGAGTGTAACAGCTATGTGTGTGCTGAGTGTTGGTTACGTCAAGGTTGTatgacaagatggatgccagcgAGGGGGAGTACCTGCCTGTGTAAGGTAATTAGCTGGATTTGATTAACATTACTCTGTGAAGAAGATATTTTCTGTGCTacgaatttattttgttgtttattctaAATAAATGGTTGTGTTTAACATAGGGAGTGTGTGTTATTACTTAACTACCTCGACACGTagattaccatcctgatcataacgtttcatggcagggttatttggtattattaagatatttatcttttattttattaacaaagaaGACCAACCAGACCCAGCGACGGTTCAGTGTTAGCAGAGTTGCGTGTTTATGATCGGCGTTTGGAATCTCAAAGCCGAGGTACTTGGGATTGtgctgttttgttgttttttgtgtTTCAAGATGGATGCTGGAATGGTGGAGTGGCGCGCCCTCCGTAAAGATGAGTTGCTATATGAGCTGAGAGCACGTGGTGCGGAGGTTGACTCGAACGCGGATGTCACCACTCTCCTAGCCAAAGCTAGGGAACCGGGGTTCGTTTCCCAGCAGACTCCGCGGAAATACCCCCAGTACTGTATCGCTAGTGAACTTTTCAAATGTGTAGAAATCGTGGAGTCCTTTTCGGAATTTCTGGAGGAGTTGAGGGTCGATTTTCAGAAGGATCGTTTTAGAAGAATATGGAACAGGGTGATTCACTGGGAATTACGACTGAAAGATATACTCGAGGTTAAGTTGGAAGTTGTAGATAGGGAAAAGTTCGAGAAGGAAATACAGAGATTGGGGATAGTGAAAATGGAACTAACGAATTTGAAAAAGAGTAGGAGCCAGGAGACCACGAGAGAGCAGAAACAGGGTTCAGGGGTGGCCAATGAAGCTCAAGTCCCTGTGAAAGTTTCCAATCTCGACAGGAAGAAGGACTACCTTAGCTTGATTTTTTCTAACATGCCTAATCCTTTTGAATCCGTTCTGAAGAAAGGGATGGTTTTCTCCGTTAGTAGTATACAGGCAGTCATGCATTTTCTAAGGGTGTTAGTGcagtttaagggtatatgtagagCTTTTCATTTGGATGAGGCCTCTCTATTACATCTGATGTTCCCTTTTGCTAATGGAGTGTTAACTAACAGAGTATTGGCGGCCATTGAAGACGAAAAAACCTTGCTAGATTTTCATAAGGGTATCCTGAACGAGTTCATTCCTGACAAGACTCGTCGTCTTCTGTTCGGCAAGTATTTCTACCGTAAACAAGGTGACAGTGAGACCCTACTTGAATACGTGGAAGAGTTAAAAGTCATCGAAAAGGTTTTTGTAGCTGGCTTGACGGAAAGTCAGATAGTGGACGCTGCGTTGTCAGGGGCGTGCGATCCCAAGGTCAGGGCTCAGTACATAAGTGCCAACCAGCTGCAGATCTTCCTTCAGCTCGACGAGTTATGTGTGCGGAATCAGGCGATACTAGATAGTGGTGCCCTGGCAGGAACCACCCCGACTAGATCCGTCGTTTTGGGACAGGGCAATAGGTGTTTTGTTTGTAACAAAGCAGGGCATTTTGCCCGTGAATGTAATCGACGGGGTCACGTGGAGCAAAATCAGAGAAAGA
The sequence above is a segment of the Periplaneta americana isolate PAMFEO1 chromosome 3, P.americana_PAMFEO1_priV1, whole genome shotgun sequence genome. Coding sequences within it:
- the LOC138697032 gene encoding uncharacterized protein; the protein is MIGVWNLKAEVLGIVLFCCFLCFKMDAGMVEWRALRKDELLYELRARGAEVDSNADVTTLLAKAREPGFVSQQTPRKYPQYCIASELFKCVEIVESFSEFLEELRVDFQKDRFRRIWNRVIHWELRLKDILEVKLEVVDREKFEKEIQRLGIVKMELTNLKKSRSQETTREQKQGSGVANEAQVPVKVSNLDRKKDYLSLIFSNMPNPFESVLKKGMVFSVSSIQAVMHFLRVLVQFKGICRAFHLDEASLLHLMFPFANGVLTNRVLAAIEDEKTLLDFHKGILNEFIPDKTRRLLFGKYFYRKQGDSETLLEYVEELKVIEKVFVAGLTESQIVDAALSGACDPKVRAQYISANQLQIFLQLDELCVRNQAILDSGALAGTTPTRSVVLGQGNRCFVCNKAGHFARECNRRGHVEQNQRKSEEVVRVVSREISAPSPSVPRC